The region TTTTTCAAAAAATTAGGCAGCGGCGTTGCTTGACATTTTCAGGTTCCATAACACAGATTACGCCACAACCACAATCTGCCGTTGATTTTTGGCCTGCTGAAGTTGCAATGCCTCCTGCATATTTCCTAAGGTACCTCGAATTCCGGATCGGATGGAACCTGCATGGCGAGAGCGAGATGATTTGTCTGCGCAGCGAGCCCGATAATCGTTAGCAGTTCGCCATGTTGGGCATCGGTCATGCCGCGGGCTCGGGCGGCTGCGGTGTGGGATTGAATGCAGTACTGGCAGGCATTAGCGGTCGACACCGCTATGTAGATCATCTCCCGCGTTAGCGGATCGATGGCGCCGCCTTCGACCGTCATGACCGATTTGAGCGTCTCCCATACCCGCTTGAGATTTGCCGGATCGTTTGCAAGAGCACGCCAGAAATTGTTGATGAAATCGGTCTTGCGTGTCGCTCTGATGTCATCGAACACGGCTTGCACGGCTGGAATGGCTGCGGCCTCTTGGTCCGACAGAAGCTTGACTGTTGCCATCGAAAGTTCCTTTCCGAGCGCCGATCAACGGCCTCAAAGCATGATTTTTCTCGGCGATCCCATCCGCGAGGCGGAACATACGAAGAAATGACAAAGGCCGCCAGCCTCCCTCCCGGCGAGGAAATCGAAGACAGCTGTTTCAGGAAAACAGGCAAAATTAGAAATTATTGTCTACAGATTTTATAGATTATACGGTTCCATAAGCCCTGTCGACTTTCAGCGATGAGATTTCGAACGTCCGATGAACCTTTCTTTGGGCGCTGGCGACCTGCCGACTTCTTCCAATATCAACAGGAGATTTCCATGAGCAATCCGGTTCTCGTCAATCAGATCATTCCCGAGTCCGATGTCGTACCGCTGACCGGCCGTGTCGGAGCCGAACTCAAAGGCATCCGCCTTGGCGGTGATCTTTCGGATGCAACGGTGGCAGCAATCAACCAGCTTCTTCTGAAACACAAGGTCATCTTCTTCCGCGATCAGGGACATCTGGACGATTCCGAGCAGGAAGCCTTCGCACGTCGGCTCGGCGATCTCGTGCCTCATCCAACCCAGGGGCCGGTCGCCGGCACGGCGTCCATCCTCAATCTC is a window of Rhizobium lentis DNA encoding:
- a CDS encoding carboxymuconolactone decarboxylase family protein, producing MATVKLLSDQEAAAIPAVQAVFDDIRATRKTDFINNFWRALANDPANLKRVWETLKSVMTVEGGAIDPLTREMIYIAVSTANACQYCIQSHTAAARARGMTDAQHGELLTIIGLAAQTNHLALAMQVPSDPEFEVP